The Magnolia sinica isolate HGM2019 chromosome 3, MsV1, whole genome shotgun sequence genome includes the window CATAGCCATTCAAGCTATGTTCTTATCTTGTTGAATGCACTTTTGAAACCACATTAGGTGAGTCTTCTAGCACTGGAGATTTTGGTAAACCACCCGTCCGTTGTGAGGACCACCGGATCATAGACCTGAATCAAGCCATGCCAAACACAATCCAGCAGttattctttttctatttttccctGGACAAAAGAGGGTCACCTGGGTGAGGATGGATTGAAGAGGCCATTTATGAAACATGCGCAATGTGGATATaaaccacccatcatgtgggtcccagtgTAGAAATGCCTTGgcctaaaaatcaaacagattCACCCATCAGGTTACCCAAACCTTTATGTTGCAAAAAGATGTTGGCTATATTATTTCTAGTTGTTGATTTAATTTTCCTCATACTTGTGTACAATCCACATGATAATTGTGCCGGCCAATGGTATGATTTTGGGCCAGGTCAAGCTCATGTTAGGACCATGGTTAGCAACATGCAATAcggtaaagaaaagaaaacattacAAGAAACGTTTGCGTTTGGGTTGGATGCTTAAAAATGATAAACAATTCACTTAAAGGAATGGAAATGCCACAAAATAAGGtctaaagaaagaaatggagttGAAAAATGGCAACATGTGCATAAATGTGTATTTATATATTGCATACAAATACAAATACAAAACCTTATTAAAATGGATAGAATTTCAAAGGACATGAGTTGTAATGTAATATCATTCTCGGCACATCTCAAATCCTACCTTTTCAAGTAATCCTTATATAAATTAATTGTCCTTTAACAACTTTATCTAACTTCATGCAATTCTACAATGACCAATTTTTGAAATAATCCCACCCttaatttttcaataaaatgagtttttttgaagaaaaaaagaaggggtGTGGTTGGTTAACTAACTAAAAAAGACAAATTTTGTTGTCCATCTTTTAAAATACAAGGAGGTGTaaacaataatataataatatatgtgagctttttaaaaaattaaggccTTGCATGGTTGccacttgaaaatgagttcatcttattttagcTGACAATTATTACATGAATTAAAGATTTTGATAGGGATTCAAAATATTCTTAATAACCAATAATTTATTCAAGGGTGCATTTGAttgcaacaaatatcatgatatttcatgacaaGACATTATCTATCTATATATTATAATGCCAATGGTAGAGGACATTTTTGGCCCTGCAATTAGTTTCCAGTTTAGATAATTTTGTGCGCTTAATAGATATGAGGATACACTTTAAATAAAGTCATggacatttttcaaaattttgaaagagtCCATTCTTAACAACATTCAGTTAAATTTTGACCTGCAAATACCCTCAAAGGTAAACATTTAACCCACTTTCTTCACTACTTATAATCAGCTCGTAGCCTGCACAAAAAAGAGATTCTGCAATGCTCTTTAATGTCCACCATGTCATACATGCAAAATCCACACTCTGTCTATCaagtgaaaattattatttgaaacatacataaaaataatatatatatatatatctatctctctgtgtgtgtgtgtgtgtgtgtggagcaCAATCATGGGAATGatgtaaaattgctcccaaaactactaatttcacacaaacatcCCATTCACACTGTTCATACATTGCCCTAATGTACGGTATAAAACCTTGTGCGTTTAACACACCATGTACCTTATCTTTTACCTGAAAATCTTGGGCGTTTAACACACCATGTACCTGATTTTTTACCTGAAGACCTAACGAACGGTATAAAATCTGATGAGGGGAGTGGCTTTCACACTTATAACATGTGGCCCTCATAAACTAAACTTGGGCGTTTTACACACCATGTAGAATGAGTGTGACAGGGGACTCTGGTCTTCCTCCACCTCTGACCCCTCCTTACTCTGCATGTCATGCACATGACATACCATTAGTTATTATCAGCTCAAAAGGGATGAAATCTTTTTTATGTTTGCAACCAAAAAGTGCCTTGATATCACTCATCTAGCCAACGAGCAAAGCACCTATATTAGAGGTTTTCTAAGTACACGTATTACCTAAAACCACCTAATAAAAAGACAGACAACAAATCttctagtgggtcacaccaatgaACAATTGGATAAATAGAAAATTGCACAATTAtccacattcaacaaaaaaaggggggGCAAAGATTTTACATAGGATATTCTAGTTTAAGGCCAATAATGGTGGGACGACCCACACCAACAGCCTGGACACTGAATCATGAGACCTAATCGTACAATCTCTCCACACCCAGTAAGCACTTTGCAGCATTCAGTGATATGGGAGTTAATTGATACTCCAGctgtgtatgacgcttgatatgcaggtGCTTAGAAATTATACATAAGGCATAAGTTAATTAAAATTTAACTAAGTAAATTGTGGAATCCACCATCGCTACGTTGAAGTCCCAAAATCTTATGAAGTGAACAATCTTAACCTCTCATTTGCGGTGTGcagacacttgtttattgaaatatgaCCTTCggattcttttcatttttaatcatccaatgATTATCTACCAATATCATAGCCAAATAGGCTGAATTTTTAggtcatgatatatatatataagctggaactcataatttggatagtttaacTTGAACTATTGCTATTCAGTATTTGTAAGACAAAATGTTAAATAGTTAAGGAATAATATATTGATGAGTGAGTGGATAAATGAAATGTTAAGAACTATGTAAAGGTGAGAAAGGAAAGAATTAGAAAGAATACATTCAAGTGAATTTAAGAGTAGCACCAATatgtaataaaataaaagaaaatatactTAAATGGTTTAGTCATGTGCAATTAAAATCAAAAACTACAAAGATTATGAGTAAATTGACACAGTTTGAAAGTCATAAAAAAGCAAAGGAAAGATCCAAAATGACCTTGGTTTAGGTAGGAATGAAAGGCTTATATGACCTACAGCCGTGacccttgataaagtggaatgctATGAAAGGATTAACATATAGTCAATCCCAATTAGTTGCAATGGAGCTTAGATGATGTCAACGGCAATCAAAAGATATttgtttaattatatatgtaaattgttAATAATAGCTTTTGAAGGATGTTTAATTATACCTTGAAAACATTATTTGGGTGCATAAAATCCAACAAGGATGGGATAATGGGATCCGTTAAAAtccatgggtcccaaagtgatatatgtgtgtgatccatgtcatctatccattttactaTCAAATTTTATAGCATgaacctaaaaaatgaggcaaattaaaACCTTAAGTGTACTGCACTGCAAGAAATAAGGTGGTTAATAGTGTCAATTGTTCAAAATTAAAGCCTTTATCAGGCCCACGAGGATGTGTATCTattatccaacctatttataagatcaaACTAACATGTATAAAAGGtatatacaaatatcatcttgatccaaaacttccgtggccccaagaagttttcaacaatgggTGTTCAATTGCCacaatttcttatggtgtggtccacttaagcttcagatctccctcattttttggctcatgccctaaaatgagctggctgaactgatggacggcatggataagatacatacattatggtgggccttacaaattttAAGTATGGAAATTGTATTAATGTAATGTAGAAAGCTCTCCAAACAAACTCCTTGTCAACTTTAATCTTCGGCTGCTGATGTAAATACCTAGGTAAATAATCGTTACTCATTTACCCTGAATTACACCAgtaaatggggaaaaaaaaaaaggtatttaaaGTATGCTATTTTCAATAATTTTATAGTGCATGTATATCATACACCATAGTCTTGCAGAGTATAATTGCATTTCTCCGAGTGGTAAGTAAAAATGGGAAGCCCAGGCAGCCGAGTCAAAGTCCATTACAAGTCGCAATTCCAAAGCCGCCGAAGACAAATGGAGCCAAAAGAAGAGCTATGGTTATAACCTAAGTTAGGGATAATCTTCTTTATTAGATATGTTACTAAGGAAGTTTATTAGATAGTTAATCACAGGGACTGTCTTCTCTGCAAATGAAGAAATCGAATGAAaatccaaaaatctaaaaatcctaaaaaataaaaccaaaaagagaaaaagagaaaatccGTCTTCCCTCGCTCTCTATAGttgaaaaaacaagaaaaagcaAAGCCCTGTCGATAGGGTTTATACTATAAAATCCCCCCTAACGCCTCTCGTttttctcaatctctctctctctctctcaagagctctctctctctctctctctctctctctctctctctctctctctctgtcaagagctctctctctctctctctctctctctctctctctcgcttcttcatcaccttcttcttcctgctcttctCAACCAGGTCCGCTCGTCTAGAAAACGAAGAAACGGAAATgcgtttcttattttttatttctgcGTTTCTACGTTTTTTGTTTtacattttttgattttttgattttttttttttttgtgctctCGGAAATAGGAGTTTTTTTTCCCATATTTCTCTGGTTTCGAATCGGAAAATGAAGTACGTTTTGGTAACGGGCGGAGTCGTGAGTGGGCTCGGAAAAGGCGTGACGGCAAGCAGCATTGGAGTGCTTCTCAAGGCGTGCGGTCTTCGTGTTACTTCCATCAAGATCGGTCAGCTTCCTCTTGTTGTTGTTGTCGCtgtttacgtttttttttttttttttttttttcatttggcaTTTTCTTTGAAGTCCTTAGGTTGTATGGATTTTTATGAATTTGTTATGTTTGAATTTCTTTGGCGAAGGTTTTGAGGGTTTTCAGCTCAGATACAGTGGATTCCTTCTGTTAATCCCGGAGATTCGtgcattttgtttcttttttgtagTAAAAGGCCCTGTTTCAAGAGAAatctttgcattttttttctttgattgttGTTATGTTGTTCTCTTTTGAAACTAGCATCGGTGAGCTTTGCAGAGTTTGAATTGCTTGTGTTTGCCGAATGCTAGAATGCCAATCTAGGAGAACcgtgcatttttcttctttccatttgagcgAAAACTTGGATACCTGAGCTGTTCATATGATAAATTCTGTCTCTAAAGCTTCTGTCATTGCAAAATGGGCTGTGGTTTTTCTTTCCTTGCGGTTTTGTTTACAGTTGGATACTGTTGCTAGAAGTGAGATTGCTTGCTCTGCTTCTTGGCAGATCCATATCTAAACACCGATGCTGGGACGATGTCTCCCTTTGAACATGGGGAAGTTTTCGTCTTAGACGATGGTGGCGAGGTAAATATCCTTTGGGAGTTCTCTTTGCATGTTTTCATTCACTACCCTGTTGTTTGATATTTAGATCCGTAGAGGTTTGTATTTTTTAATTGGTTTTTTCTGTAATATTTTGATGTTAGAATTTGTATTTGAGATCTTGGGTGTCATCATCACAACCATCACCATGTTTATGAGTGAATCGCCCTGGCCATCGGCTTTTTCTTGATACTTATTTAGTTCTGCTGTTAGTTATTTCTCTCTTGAAATATTGGGCTTTTGATGAATTGTGGTTAAAATGTAGGTTCTGTTCACGTTATCAAGAACTTAGTATTTTCTAAGACCAGGATCCCGACCTGGTCCTTTTTCTCTGTTTTCCCATTTTATTCATCATCTAAATTACTTTCCATCCCATAACCActtttctcccttttcttccttGAAAGAAGAATATTATGTGGGTTGATTGCATCGTGGAGCTATTAAATCTACTAGTTTCAAATCTGAAATTAATATAACCTGCTTTCTTAAGGTTTGTTATCGTTTTATTGTAAAATGATCATAAGAAATTGTCATCCGTTACAAATGATGACTTCTATTTGTGCTTTTTAGGTTGACTTGGACCTTGGAAACTATGAAAGGTTCCTAGATATTAAGCTGACTCGTGACAACAATATCACCACTGGGAAGATTTACCAGGTATAGTTcacataagaagaagaaaaagagaaatcttGAAGCATATAGAGTGGAAACATATTGAGATCATGCTTGGGTTTATTACATCTGTTCTATCATTTGACTTCTTATATTTTTTGAagttaattattttcttttttcttggtgTATTTGTTTGATGATATAGTCTGTTATTAACAAGGAGCGAAGGGGAGATTACTTGGGGAGAACTGTCCAGGTGCCTGTCAACACCATTTCTCTTGCTTTTCTTCATGGTTTGACATCCTTTGATGTATGATCTTGAACTtagtatctttttttctttttttttttcctctctactTTTCTTTAGGTTGTCCCCCACATTACAGATGCTATTCAAGAGTGGATTGAGCGTGTAGCAGTTATTCCTGTCGATGGGAAAGAAGGCCCAGCTGACGTATGTGTTATAGAACTGGGAGGAACGATAGGTAGAACTGACTTTGAAGTGGTGATTTTATGTTTGTCCTTGCATGGGATAAACAGCTCAGCATGTGGACTATCATCTTTGGTGGTATTACAATGTTGGCAATTTTTGGTGCAGGGGATATCGAATCTATGCCGTTTATTGAGGCTTTGGGTCAATTCTCTTATCGTGTGGGTGAGGAGATTTTGCATCTGATCATATTGGACCCTGATGCTTCTAGAGCTCTAGATCCATCACGCAATTAATCTTCTTCCCATTCTTTTTCACAGGCACCGGCAACTTCTGTCTCATTCATGTCAGTCTCGTTCCCGTTTTGAATGTTGTTGGTGAACAGGTAGATAACAGTGGCTTCTGCTAGTTACTTGCACTTGTGGATACATAATCTATTCCATTAGTAGGCATAAGAATTAACTCAGCTCTATGCAACCTCTTGAGTTATAACCCAGTATTTGGGCTTGACTGGTGATGCTGTTGTTTTCCACCTTCAGAAAACAAAGCCAACTCAGCACAGTGTTCGGGGACTGCGAGGACTGGGATTGACTCCACATATCTTAGCTTGTCGCAGTGTTACGGTCTCGACCTCTCTCTATGTTTCTGTTGTgcattttttgtttgtttgtgtgTGTCAGTGCATGCAGGCACGCACATATGTTGTATCTACATATATTGTATCTTTCTCCTCTTGTGGCATGGTAGCATCTGATGCCTATTTTTTAATGTCTTGGACAGGCACTGGATGAAAATGTCAAAGAAAAACTGTCACAATTTTGCCATGTCCCGGTAATGTAACCAGAATATTGATATTATCACTTCTTTAAAACTGTTTTGTATTACGTATGAGAAATTTTAACCATTCGAAGACAATTTTCTTTCAGGCGGCAAACATCATCACCCTTCATGATGTTTCAAACATTTGGCACATTCCTTTGCTATTAAGGGTAGGTGATATCTTTTTCAAAGTTTGTATACAATTCTGATGAAACTTGGATACAGATGTGTGGTGGTGTCTCCTgcttgttagatgagctggtagagatagTGTAGTGTTTGTgaatgatccagggttcaattcctgatagctctgtgggccccaccatcatgtgtgGTGGACATCTAGGCTGTGCATTTGGTTGGTCCCCTCTAGGCTATTGGATGtgcaaaaaatcagccatatctggaactcaggtgggccacaccatccgaaACAAttagaaatcatgcctaaaacatctagaagcacttgatgtggcccacctgagttttctaatggcctgaaatttgctgtgacccctcaactaagtgagacacaatggatgggctggatgtctaaaccacatctcactGGGCTCTATATAcaatcaagaaggtttcaatgggcagcatccactctcaactgtcatatgtggtgtgacccactcacctaagtcatggattggcctgatttttaggcccgtgGCTCACTGTGGAAGGgtgcacttgattgatgggatggatgtctGTCacacatggtggtggggcccacagagcttgaccTCAGCATGAGACGTGCCTAGGAGAGTCAGGCATGCTAACATGGCAGGCATCTGACACACCACAATTTCAAACAGTGCCATGTCCTTGTTGCTTATGcatagagtaatgtggaaatgaTTTGTTTTATAGTTTTACCGGTATCTTTCCTTGTCATAGCTAACCAGTCTCAAGGATTATGTTCAACAAATTGTATATCTTCTAACAACAAGCATATGGTTCTTTGTCTTCATAGGACCAGAAGGCACATGAAGCAATTTTAAGAGTGCTGAACCTTCTATGGTTTGTCTACTGTACTTGTCTCGTCTCATGTATCACCACATTTTGCTTGGTGTTGAACTATGTCATGAATCTTTACCCTATGATAACATTCTCCTTGACTATGCCATTCATTACAGCAAGGTTACTAGGGAGCCCatattggaggaatggaccagcAGGGCTGAACTCTGTGACAGGTTGCATGATCCTGTACGTCTCAGGCATTTTTCAAGTTGGTAATCTTTGCTATAGTTTCATGGTTAGATGATTGCAAGTCAAGCACTAACATACAACATGATCTACAGGTCAGAATTGCCATGGTCGGAAAATATACTGGTCTTTCAGATTCTTACCTCTCTGTGTTGAAGGTGAATGCTTTTGTCACTCTGTATTTCCACTTTCCAGAGCATTGAGGCAGTTATTGTTCATGCCTTATTTCCATACGTAGTTGTCCATCCTAATTTACTGTAAATTATTGTCAGTGTGTTGGCTGTCCATCCCTTAAAATCAATAGTTTCCAGGTACCTAATCCAGTGGTTGTTGGAAGGTGTTAAAACATTGTTGGTTTTGTGAATATTGCAGTAGAATATTGAGGATAGGAACCCACATACATGCGTTGCATTTATATCTAATCTAAGTAGTTTGGGATCTTTTTCATTCCAAAAGAATGACAGAAGGTAGTCCGTTGTGTTCAAGTAAGTTTCACACTCAAAATGATTGAACTTCTTCCTTGAGGATAAGTTTCAACATGGACCCAAAAGAAAGGTGCATCAAGCAACTACAAGTGGAACATGATCCCTTGCTCCACAAGGTTCCAATGCCTTGTGAACTTTTCAATCCTTGTTCACATATCCCTTTCAACCCATTGGTCTCGCCCTTTTCAGTACCTTATCTCGCATTGAGCCCCAACTTGAAAACCTCTACAACATAAGTGGGTTGAACCTCCTACATAATATCGTCTAGACTCCACGTCACCTCTACCTCATCACACCCACAAAAGGAATCAAATCCAACATTTTAGCATCTACCCACCCACTTGTTGAATCTATTAGGATTAGGGTGTTAAACCAACTTCTTTGCCATGAACAATTTTTATGGGATCAACTGCAGCAGGTGCATACATGTTTGTGCTTTGTATATAATAAGAACATATACTCAATATCTAAATTAGTCTCTTTTTCTTTGTGCGAAATATGGTACAAGTTGATGCAGTGCTTCAGCTTCTAATTTAGATCCCTTCCATTCACAAAACCCCTATACCATCTGTGCAGGCCCTTTTGCACGCTTCTACTGTTTGCCACAGGAAACTTATAGTGGAGTGGGTTCCAGCGACAGACCTGGAAGATACAACTGCAAAAGAGGTTTATTGATTGTAACTTCAAGCCATCTACTTCTGTTTATCATAGTCACTTGAGTTGACACAGTTTCCAACATTTTCTCTTTGCAGGCACCCGATGTTTATAAAGCTGCATGGAGGTTGTTGAGGGTGAGCATTTTTCTTTGGTTTGAATTTTCTAATTTCATTTTTGCACTGGTTTTCTTAGGATGCTagactcttttcttgctttcgtCTATCATTCACAATTTGTCTGCTGGTCCTCTGAATAGTTTTTCAGTTCAGGGTGCAGATGGTGTTCTAGTCCCTGGGGGCTTTGGTGACCGAGGGGTCCAAGGGAAAATCCTGGCCGCAAAATATGCACGAGAAAACAATAAACCGTTTTTCGGCATTTGTTTAGGGATGCAAATCGCTGTGATTGAGTACTCACGCTCCGTTCTTGGTCTGCAAGATGCAAACAGTACAGAGTTTGATCCAGATACAAAAAACCCGTGTGTTATTTTTATGCCAGAGGTGGATTTGGGTTTTATGTCCTCTCATTCTTTAAGTCTTTTATTTCTGTTGTTTTATCGCACCTAGCAAGCTGTGTTATGTAACAGAGAATCATATCATATGCAGGGTTCAAAAACTCATATGGGAGGGACCATGCGTCTTGGATCAAGAAGAACATATTTCCAGGTCACTGATTGCAAATCTGCAAAATTGTGAGGATCAACATATCACTTTATTGACTGTATCTTGTATTTGTATCCCTCTGTACGTGCTTTGTGCTCGTTGAGCATCAATGAAGGGGTGTTTTATAATCTTTTGCCAATAGGAATTTTAGTCTTGATGCATCAGGACATCTATAGGGTCCTGATGTGCCCAGTCAGTACAAGTGGTGCTCATCAGATAGATGATGGCGCCATAGGCCATGAAATTGAAGATCTGGATTGTCAAACTGGACTCAGTGCATCAGGATACTGTACACATCCTGATGATCAAGATCCTATATCTCTTTCAGTGAATAGATGGTGGCACTGCTTTAACTTGTATCGTCAAACAACTCTCTTCCCTATTTAACTAACCTCTGTGGTTTGCCTTTCCTTTGTTAGATATGGCAATGTCAAATATGTGGATGAGCGACATCGACATAGATACGAGGTTGGTTCCTGTTTTCTGATTTGCATGCTAGTGCTGCAATAACTCCATGAAGTTTTGCAGCAGTGTGAAATTAATATTCCTTTGTATAGGTCAATCCTGATATGATCCTGGAACTTGAAGATGCTGGTCTTTCATTTGTTGGCAAGGATGAAACTGGCAGGCGCATGGAGGTATGCATCCTTTAGCAGTAAAAATTCTCACTTGCGGTTGTGTTCTCTCTGCAAAGAAGTTAGCTGCAGCAATTCTTATTTTTATTAGCATTTCGTTGCTGCAGATTCTTGAACTCCCTACTCATCCTTATTTTGTTGGGGTGCAATTTCATCCTGAATTCAAGTCAAGACCAGGAAAACCTTCGGCTCTTTTCTTAGGTAATTGTCTCACTTGCCGGTTAAAAGACTCGGTGACTCTATCCAACTGATTTGGCCCTGAGTGAAGTCACGACTCACCAATTCGGGAATCTCCCTACTTGCCCGAGTTGGGGGTGACTCATGGGATCGAACTGGGTTGGATCTGACTGaatccgagtcaactcagacgaGTTGCATGAAACTTGTCCGAGTCTTAACCATggtttcaagatcattttacttCAATTCGGCTTTGGGGCATGATTGAAAATGGGAACTCATTAAGTGGGTGGTCACTTTCCCATTTTTTTCTCACTTTCCCATTTTTTTCTGCTGCAAATCATTAGAAAGGAAACTGATAGCGTTTCGGGGGTACTGCATCACATCCTCCACAGTAAGTGGGACTGCCACTGGGGCTCAAAATATCTAAAGGACTCCAGATGTGGATTTATCCTGAAAAACAATCTCCTTATTTTGGGGATCTCAATATTACTGGCCACTGTGGGTGCCTCTTTCTCACCAGTTGGAGAGGAATTTAACCAGTATTGTTGCAGCTGCAGGCCCAATCCTGGTTTATCTATGTATTTTTGCGTGCATGCCTGTTGCATAATCCTGGTTTTGCCTatgtatgcatgtgtgcatgCTTATTCATGTGCCCATGCACAGCTCTATTGGATGGACAATGCTGTGTCATTACAAAATTCCTGCAAGGTGTGCTCCAGTGGTACCACTACCACCATAACCTTATGGCTGTATTGACCAAAagatgggcccatgtgatgtattcacaCCCTCTAAACCATCCACCAGATGCATCACCTCAAAACACCCCTAATGTGGAATACTAAGACCaatccaaaattgaagtgggCTACAGCAAAGGGAACAAGCTAGAAGTGAACGTTGGCCCCTTGAATAACAATAGGGCACACCTGAGTCAAAAATAGCCTGGTTTTTGTCATGACCCTTCATCTCACCTGGATGAATGGTCTTAACGGCTGGGATTCTGTATATACAACAAGGCAGAGCCCCACTCTAATCAACTGTGGGCATTCCCTTTCAACATGTCCCGTGAGCCATggctcacctgagatttagatcaggctgattttgggGGGCTGGGTTTTTTGAGGTGAATCAtctgatgaacagtttggattccaTGAACACTTCACACATCACTGGGCTCCACATCTTGTGGTACCAATGTAAGGCTACAGTGTTCCCAGTACCACTAGGGGATGCCCTTTGCTATATTATGTTCATTAAGCAGTAATATTTGTCAACATCAAAATGAAAATGGAGtactgagttttcataccaaccCCAATATTTTCTCAAAATGTAAGTTCCATCCATGAAGTTCCCTTATGCCACCGTTCCTCCTTAACAGAGCTTTTTCATGCATGCCGTCTAACAGGGTTTGTAGCAGCAGCATGCAGTCAGTTGGAAACTGTCATGCAAACTTCCAGCCATGTCAACAAGGCAGCAGCAGTGTGCGGTCAGTTGGAAACTGTCATGCAAACTTCCAGCCATGTCAACAAGGCAGCAGCAATAAACAGCTCTAGTAACGGAAAGATCCCAAAGGCCTACCGGAGCGGAAATAAAAGTAAGCCTGCGAATGGGCCGCTAAATGGCACCTTGTACTCCAATGGCAATGGCGTGCATGCCTAAATAATAGAATGCAGGTGACCCATTTTCATGATCGATTTTCCTTTTCTTGGTCATCGCACGTTGGTTTTGCAGAGGGGCTTTCAACAACACCCCCACCGGATTTGGTTTGTACAGCCATGGAGAAGGACAGGGTTTTTAGCTTGAGTGAGTGGTATATATATGCACAGAGCCTGGTTCCGGGCTTTTAACATGGAACGGCCTGTTTTTATTGAAGTCTTGGATTTAGGGTGTTGTTTTTGTTTCCCTCCTTGAGTAgaaaagggcaaaaaaaaaatttccagagTTCCCCTGTGGCCTTCtctgtacattaaaaaaaataactttGTAGTAGTTCAGTAGAAAAATGAAAGCATTGTCTTAGTTTTTCTCGGGGCTTTTGAGTTTGTATGCTGGCTTCTTTTCTTCCTCAAAATATAAGGACTTGAACTGTGCTGTAATGATTCGACTTCCATAGGTGGAGTATTTGTGGCTGCCCTTGAGCGTGTAGAATTATACCATGATTAATGTTTTGGCAATTCTCTCTTTGTAGACCGGAGGTTTACTTTAAACACTAAAATAAACTCTCTTTCCAAATGTTTTATTTTTCTGGAACTTTGACAGCCCTGCGATTATTTTTTGGAATGAAAATGCAATTGCATCTATCCTAGCAACTATAAAGGTAATTACATGAGCCACGGCTatatttgatgtggactgttAAAATCTCTATTTGGTTCATTAGTGGAGTCATCtggcctgttcataaggttaaatGGGTCTGGATGGAGGGAAGACAAATTTTAGCTTGATATAAACACCTCGTTTCCTTACTAGTTCtaaactgtggatgttcaatctccactgtttcctaaagTAGGTCCACCTGTGAGTTGGATGTCTCTTACTCTTTAATTCGATGTTCTAAGCTTAAAAGCCAAAACAGATGGATTCCGTGAATAGGATATAAACTTCATCATAGCCCCACAAACGATAGCCTAAGGCTATATAAACACGAACCCCCTCCGCGGTAAGGGTTGCAATTCCAACGCTGTAGGGATACTTGTTCGTATGTTGTAGCCTGTAGGGGTCGCGATTCAAACATTGAAGAGATTGTG containing:
- the LOC131240869 gene encoding uncharacterized protein LOC131240869 isoform X4 — protein: MKYVLVTGGVVSGLGKGVTASSIGVLLKACGLRVTSIKIDPYLNTDAGTMSPFEHGEVFVLDDGGEVDLDLGNYERFLDIKLTRDNNITTGKIYQSVINKERRGDYLGRTVQVPVNTISLAFLHGLTSFDKTKPTQHSVRGLRGLGLTPHILACRSVTALDENVKEKLSQFCHVPAANIITLHDVSNIWHIPLLLRDQKAHEAILRVLNLLCKVTREPILEEWTSRAELCDRLHDPVRIAMVGKYTGLSDSYLSVLKALLHASTVCHRKLIVEWVPATDLEDTTAKEAPDVYKAAWRLLRGADGVLVPGGFGDRGVQGKILAAKYARENNKPFFGICLGMQIAVIEYSRSVLGLQDANSTEFDPDTKNPCVIFMPEGSKTHMGGTMRLGSRRTYFQVTDCKSAKLYGNVKYVDERHRHRYEVNPDMILELEDAGLSFVGKDETGRRMEILELPTHPYFVGVQFHPEFKSRPGKPSALFLGFVAAACSQLETVMQTSSHVNKAAAVCGQLETVMQTSSHVNKAAAINSSSNGKIPKAYRSGNKSKPANGPLNGTLYSNGNGVHA